In the Breoghania sp. genome, CCGCTCGGCACATGCGTCAGACGCACCGCGCTGTCGGTGGTGTTCTGGTGCTGGCCACCCGGCCCTCCGGCCCGAAAGGTCTCGAAGCGGAGATCGTTGCGGTCGATTTCGTCGGGAAAATCCGCCCCGGTCTCCACCGCGAAGACACCAATGAACCAGTTCTGGCGCTTGTGGTGGGGCCGGAAGGGGCTGGGCGCGGTCCAGCGAACCGTCCCCAGCCAGCGCGCGGCAAAGCTCTCCGCCTTTTTGCCCGCAACGGTCACCAAAGCAGAGGAGAGATCGTTATCGGGGGCCGTGCTCAGGGTCTGGTCATCGGGCAGGGCAACGGAGATCGCAAGGCCCATGCGGGTTGCTTCGCGTTCCATCAGCCGGAGGCAGCGCGCCACTGCCAGGCGGCATTCGCGCGGCCCGTCACCACTCGTCACCAGAAGCCGCAACTTCTTGTCGTTGCTCATGGCCGCAGCCTCCTTTCCCGGCGGCGCTGGTCGCCGCGCTGCCGATCCCTTTCCTTCCTTTGCGTACCCTCGGGGGAGGACTTCTTGAAAGTCACCAGCGGGGTCAGTGTTGCGAGTGGGACCGCAAGCCCGGCCTGTGCCAGATCGTCGACGACCTGTTGCGGGTTCTTGTAGGCCGAGGGCGCTTCCTCGATCAGCAGGGTGCGGTCGTCACAGATCACCACGCCGCCCGATGCGTTTCGGGTCAGCTTTTCCCGGTCCGAACGGGTCTGCCCGACGCGTCCGGCCATCGACTTGCGATCATATTTGCGACCCGACCCATGCGAGAGCGTGGAAAGCGCCTCGTTACGCCCCGGCAGGGGGCGCAGGAGGAAGCTTGGCGTGTCGCGTGAGCCCGCAAGCGGAACCAGCGGCATGTCCGCCTTGGCCGCGCCCTTTCGATGGAGGAAGGCGTCTCCGCGCAGCTCGATCAAATTGTGGGGCGCATCGCAGATCAGCCGACACCGCGTACGCAAGGCCGTGGCGGCCCGCTCCGCAATGATCGCCCGGTTGAGCGCGGCCCAGACACGTGCATCGTCATGTGCCTTGAGATAGGCAAGGGACTTTTCGCATGTGCCGTCAAAACCGCGTCCGGCCTCCTGCACGGTGTTGAAAACCGCCGCGCCCAGCGAGCGGGAGCCCGAATGGACCAGCAGAAGGGCACTGTCGCGCGTAAGGCCCGCCGCGAGGGCCTCACGGTCGTCGATGGCTTCAACGCCCTGCAATTCGCAGAAGTGGTTGCCGCCGCCAATCGTGCCCAGTGCGTCGGGCTGGAGGTCGGGCGCAAGGCCCGCCGCCTCAAGGCGCGCGGACGCGTCGCCGTCCCAGACGCCTTCCAGGGCTCTCAGTTTCTCCGCCGCCTTGTCGAGCCGCAGCTTGCGGACCGGAACGTCCAGCACGAAAAGCGACATGCCGCAGCCGATGTCTGTTCCGACAAGATGCGGGTAGAGGCGGGTGGAGAGAATGGCGCTGCCGACCGGGCCGTAAGTGCCGGGGTGAAGATCGGGAAATGCCGCGACCTGCTTGACGCCTTCAAGGCGCGACACCTGCCGCAACTGTTCAACCGCCGCCCCTTCGATCCAGGTGGAGGCGGAATAGAATGTATGGATGGAAGCCCCGCCGGGGTCTGCCGGCGAGCCATCCGATAAAGGATTGCCCATGTGGGATGCCTTTGAATACGAGAATGGGTCGGGAGCAGGGTGTCCCTGTCCCGCACATCCTGGCCTGGCCGCTAACGCGGTCTAGCTCAGGTGGGCTGCCCTCTTGGGCAAGCGGCGCGCGAACTTCATTTGCGGCTTCCCGTATTCAAATCAAAAGCGATAGCCGGGTATCGGCGGGGGATAGATGCGTCCTCTGGACAGAGAGTGCAACCCCGATCCATCCAGATTGTGCAAGTGGGATACACCTGTTGCCAAAAAACAATAGGGGCGGCCACTGGCCGCCCCCTTGTTCGTTTCGTCGGTGAAGGCCGCTGCCGTCAGCCGATGATGCCGTTCAGTGTGGTGCTCGGGCGCATGGCGGCGGCAACCTTGGCGTCTTCGCCGTGGTAGTAGCCGCCCAGATCGACCGGGGAGCCCTGGGCTGCCTTGAGTTCGGCCAGAATGGTCACCTCATTGTCGGCAAGCGCGCGGGCGACGGGCTTGAAATGCGCCTGCAACTCCGCGTCCTTGTCCTGCTCGGTCAGAGCCTCGGCCCAGTATTTCGCCAGGTAGAAGTGGCTGCCGCGGTTGTCGAGTTCCCCGACCTTGCGGCGCGGCGAGCGGTCTTTGTCGAGCAATGTGGCAATCGCTGCATCGAGCGTATCCGCCAGAACCTGCGCCTTGTCGTTGCCGGTGGTCTGAGCGAGATGCTCCAGCGAGGCACCAAGTGCGCAGAACTCACCCAGTGAATCCCAGCGCAGGTGGCCTTCCTCGACAAGCTGCTGCACATGCTTGGGCGCGGAACCGCCAGCCCCCGTCTCGAACAGGCCGCCACCGGCCATCAGCGGCACGATGGAAAGCATCTTGGCCGAGGTGCCGACCTCAAGGATCGGGAAGAGGTCGGTCAGGTAGTCGCGCAGCACGTTGCCGGTGATGGAGATTGTGTCCTCACCCTTGGCGAGACGCTCCACGGAAACCCTGGCCGCCGCTTCCGGGGCCATGATCTTCAGGTCGAGACCGGTCAGATCGTGCTCCGGCAGATAGGCGTCCACCTTCTTGATGAGCTGGGCATCGTGGGCGCGCTTCTTGTCGAGCCAGAAGATGCCCGGCATGCCGGACAGGCGCGCGCGGGTCACGCCGAGCTTCACCCAGTCGCGGATCGGGGCGTCCTTGGTCCGGCACATGCGCCAGATGTCGCCT is a window encoding:
- the prfH gene encoding peptide chain release factor H, which gives rise to MSNDKKLRLLVTSGDGPRECRLAVARCLRLMEREATRMGLAISVALPDDQTLSTAPDNDLSSALVTVAGKKAESFAARWLGTVRWTAPSPFRPHHKRQNWFIGVFAVETGADFPDEIDRNDLRFETFRAGGPGGQHQNTTDSAVRLTHVPSGVSVIAKDERSQHRNKQMALERLAARLYFAQAAEAKQRRMSENLLHKQVERGNPVRCFKGPDFREL
- a CDS encoding RNA ligase RtcB family protein; the protein is MGNPLSDGSPADPGGASIHTFYSASTWIEGAAVEQLRQVSRLEGVKQVAAFPDLHPGTYGPVGSAILSTRLYPHLVGTDIGCGMSLFVLDVPVRKLRLDKAAEKLRALEGVWDGDASARLEAAGLAPDLQPDALGTIGGGNHFCELQGVEAIDDREALAAGLTRDSALLLVHSGSRSLGAAVFNTVQEAGRGFDGTCEKSLAYLKAHDDARVWAALNRAIIAERAATALRTRCRLICDAPHNLIELRGDAFLHRKGAAKADMPLVPLAGSRDTPSFLLRPLPGRNEALSTLSHGSGRKYDRKSMAGRVGQTRSDREKLTRNASGGVVICDDRTLLIEEAPSAYKNPQQVVDDLAQAGLAVPLATLTPLVTFKKSSPEGTQRKERDRQRGDQRRRERRLRP